Proteins encoded in a region of the Cupriavidus pauculus genome:
- a CDS encoding acyl-CoA synthetase — protein sequence MTALPADRRDDYRALHDTFRWNVPDEFNLAEVCCGRWARDRNTMLRVAVYTEHEDGRRGAHTYAYIQAEANRLSRALRNLGVRRGDRVAIVMPQRIETVIAGMAVYQLGAVAMPLSMLFGPEALSYRIDHSETRVAIVDETSIDNLLAARHECPTLATVIAVGDAQGRGDRDWDTLLAAQLPTFTAEVTKADEAAVLIYTSGTTGPPKGALLPHRALIGNLTGFVCSQNWYPQDHDVFWSPADWAWTGGLWDALMPALYFGKPIVGYQGRFTPERAFEILQRYRVTNTFLFPTALKQMMKACPEPAKRYDLRLRAIMSAGEAVGETVFSWCRDALGIVVNEMFGQTEMNYIVGNCTAQHDEGRLGWPARPGSMGRPYPGHRVAIIDEDGAPVAAGEDGEVAVCATDIHGHPDPVFFLGYWKNEAATQNKYVERDGLRWCRTGDLARMDADGYLWYQGRADDVFKSSGYRIGPSEIENCLLKHPAVSNCAVVPSPDPERGAIVKAFIVLTPSVQRSAERDAALIVELQQHVRGQLAPYEYPKAIEFIDQLPMTTTGKIQRRVLRLLEEERAGKR from the coding sequence ATGACCGCCCTGCCCGCGGACCGCCGCGACGACTATCGCGCGCTGCACGACACATTCCGCTGGAACGTGCCCGATGAATTCAACCTTGCCGAGGTATGTTGCGGCCGCTGGGCGCGCGACCGCAACACGATGCTGCGCGTGGCGGTCTATACCGAGCACGAGGACGGCCGGCGCGGCGCGCACACCTACGCCTATATCCAGGCCGAGGCCAACCGCCTGTCGCGCGCGCTGCGCAACCTCGGCGTGCGGCGCGGGGATCGCGTCGCCATCGTCATGCCCCAGCGCATCGAGACCGTCATCGCGGGCATGGCCGTCTATCAGCTTGGCGCGGTGGCCATGCCGCTCTCGATGCTGTTCGGCCCGGAGGCGCTCTCGTATCGCATCGATCACAGCGAGACACGCGTGGCCATCGTCGACGAGACCTCGATCGACAATCTGCTCGCCGCGCGCCACGAGTGCCCGACGCTCGCGACCGTGATCGCCGTCGGCGATGCGCAAGGCCGCGGCGATCGGGACTGGGACACGCTGCTCGCGGCACAGTTGCCGACGTTCACGGCCGAGGTCACGAAAGCGGACGAGGCCGCGGTGCTCATCTACACGAGCGGCACCACGGGACCGCCCAAGGGCGCGCTGCTGCCGCACCGCGCGCTCATCGGCAACCTGACCGGCTTCGTTTGCTCGCAGAACTGGTATCCGCAGGACCACGACGTGTTCTGGAGCCCGGCCGACTGGGCATGGACGGGCGGACTGTGGGACGCGCTGATGCCCGCGCTCTATTTCGGCAAGCCGATCGTCGGCTATCAGGGCCGCTTCACGCCGGAGCGCGCGTTCGAGATCCTGCAACGCTATCGCGTCACCAACACGTTCCTGTTCCCGACCGCGCTCAAGCAGATGATGAAGGCGTGCCCCGAGCCGGCGAAGCGTTACGACCTGCGCCTGCGCGCGATCATGAGCGCGGGCGAAGCCGTCGGCGAGACCGTGTTCAGCTGGTGCCGCGACGCGCTCGGCATCGTGGTCAACGAGATGTTCGGGCAGACCGAGATGAACTACATCGTCGGGAATTGCACGGCGCAGCACGACGAGGGACGCCTTGGCTGGCCCGCGCGGCCGGGGTCGATGGGTCGGCCCTACCCGGGGCACCGCGTGGCGATCATCGACGAGGATGGCGCGCCCGTGGCCGCCGGCGAGGACGGCGAGGTGGCGGTCTGCGCGACCGATATTCACGGCCATCCGGATCCGGTGTTCTTCCTCGGCTACTGGAAGAACGAGGCGGCCACGCAGAACAAGTATGTGGAACGCGACGGGCTGCGCTGGTGCCGCACGGGGGACCTTGCGCGCATGGATGCCGATGGCTACCTCTGGTATCAGGGCCGCGCGGACGACGTGTTCAAGTCCTCGGGCTATCGCATCGGGCCGAGCGAGATCGAGAACTGCCTGCTCAAGCATCCGGCGGTGTCCAATTGCGCGGTGGTGCCGTCGCCCGATCCCGAACGGGGCGCGATCGTCAAGGCGTTCATCGTGCTGACGCCGTCGGTCCAGCGCTCGGCGGAACGCGACGCGGCGCTGATCGTCGAACTGCAGCAGCACGTGCGCGGCCAACTCGCGCCGTACGAGTACCCGAAGGCAATCGAATTCATCGACCAGTTGCCGATGACGACCACGGGCAAGATCCAGCGGCGCGTGCTGCGGCTGCTGGAGGAAGAGCGCGCGGGCAAACGATAA
- a CDS encoding ferritin-like domain-containing protein has protein sequence MPVIPPALPSHPPLPRPVRAQALELLCMNDARAKAAATRALYAALEGSGEGAAGAGSIDTDACIVADPARALPGRPERPELVPPQHVERRRSIHTTAGRANLIHALCHIEFNAINLALDAVWRFSGMPAAFYTDWMRVADEEAYHFTLLADHLETLGARYGDFTAHNSLWEMCDKTAGDVLARMALVPRTLEARGLDASPPVRAKLAEAGDDAAAAIIDIILRDEVGHVAIGNRWYRYLCARRGLDPVATYPLLSRQYGAPKPRGPFNVEARRAAGFDDDELAWLEGAAG, from the coding sequence ATGCCAGTGATCCCACCCGCCTTGCCGTCACATCCACCGCTGCCGCGTCCCGTGCGCGCGCAGGCGCTCGAGCTGCTATGCATGAACGATGCCCGGGCCAAGGCGGCGGCCACGCGGGCGCTGTACGCGGCGCTGGAGGGTAGCGGGGAGGGCGCGGCCGGTGCAGGTTCGATCGACACCGATGCATGCATCGTTGCAGATCCTGCCCGCGCGCTGCCGGGGCGGCCCGAGCGGCCCGAACTCGTGCCGCCGCAGCATGTGGAGCGGCGGCGGTCGATCCACACGACGGCCGGGCGCGCCAATCTGATCCATGCGCTGTGCCATATCGAATTCAACGCGATCAACCTCGCGCTCGACGCGGTATGGCGGTTTTCGGGAATGCCGGCGGCGTTCTATACCGACTGGATGCGCGTGGCGGACGAGGAGGCCTACCACTTCACACTGCTGGCGGACCATCTCGAGACGCTGGGCGCGCGGTACGGCGATTTCACGGCGCACAACTCGCTCTGGGAGATGTGCGACAAGACCGCCGGCGACGTGCTGGCGCGCATGGCGCTGGTGCCGCGCACGCTCGAGGCGCGCGGGCTCGATGCATCGCCGCCCGTGCGGGCCAAGCTGGCCGAGGCGGGGGATGACGCGGCCGCCGCGATCATCGACATCATCCTGCGCGACGAGGTCGGGCACGTGGCGATCGGCAATCGCTGGTACCGGTATCTGTGCGCGCGGCGCGGGCTCGATCCGGTGGCGACCTACCCATTGCTTTCGCGGCAATACGGCGCGCCGAAGCCGCGGGGACCGTTCAACGTCGAGGCGCGGCGCGCGGCCGGGTTCGATGACGATGAACTGGCCTGGCTCGAGGGGGCGGCCGGCTAG
- a CDS encoding gamma carbonic anhydrase family protein, with amino-acid sequence MALYQLGDLTPIIDDDAYVAKEATIIGNVTLKARASAWPGVVIRGDNEPIVVGEDTNLQEGAVLHTDPGRPMTLGNKVSVGHQAMLHGCTVGDGSLIGIQAVVLNGAVIGKECLVGAGALVTEGKVFPDRSLIIGTPAKVVRQLTDEDVANLYRNAETYAKRQATYKVALKRID; translated from the coding sequence ATGGCGCTTTACCAGCTCGGCGACCTCACCCCCATCATCGACGACGATGCCTACGTGGCGAAGGAAGCGACGATCATCGGCAACGTGACGCTCAAGGCGCGTGCAAGTGCATGGCCCGGCGTGGTGATTCGCGGCGACAACGAGCCGATCGTGGTGGGCGAGGACACGAACCTGCAGGAAGGCGCGGTATTGCACACCGACCCGGGCCGTCCGATGACGCTCGGCAACAAGGTGTCGGTCGGCCATCAGGCCATGCTGCATGGCTGCACGGTCGGCGACGGCTCGCTGATCGGCATCCAGGCCGTGGTGCTGAACGGCGCCGTGATCGGGAAGGAATGCCTCGTCGGCGCCGGCGCGCTGGTGACCGAAGGCAAGGTGTTCCCGGATCGCTCGCTGATCATCGGCACGCCCGCCAAGGTCGTGCGCCAGCTGACGGACGAGGACGTGGCCAACCTGTACCGCAATGCAGAAACCTATGCCAAGCGCCAGGCGACCTACAAGGTCGCGCTGAAGCGCATCGACTGA
- a CDS encoding Hsp33 family molecular chaperone HslO → MTASTNPDILQKFLFDAAPVRGELVRMEATWQEVLNRHAYPLAVRHVLGEMMAAAALLSANLKFNGALVMQVHGDGPVRMLVVECLSDLSMRATAKLAEGAEIPDDATLRQMVNVKGQGRFAITLDPQDKLPGQQAYQGIVPLSDAHGPLNSVSEVLEHYMQASEQLDTRLWLAANDQVAAGMLLQKLPSYGGTLEAYGNAPAQVGETGEPLSDDARAQDLDTWDRACQLGATLKQEELLGETPETLLRKLFWEDIEATGLRVFEPMQPHFQCSCSREKVAGMLQSLGREEIEGIIAERGHVEIHCDFCGQRYEFDPVDSAQLFTAPVATGAGDGAHQHH, encoded by the coding sequence GTGACCGCCTCCACCAACCCCGACATTCTCCAGAAATTCCTGTTCGACGCCGCCCCCGTGCGTGGCGAACTCGTACGCATGGAAGCCACCTGGCAGGAAGTGCTGAACCGCCACGCCTATCCGCTGGCGGTCCGGCACGTACTGGGCGAGATGATGGCGGCCGCGGCGCTGCTGTCCGCCAACCTCAAGTTCAACGGCGCGCTGGTCATGCAGGTCCACGGCGACGGCCCCGTGCGCATGCTCGTGGTCGAATGCCTGTCCGACCTGTCGATGCGCGCCACGGCCAAGCTGGCCGAGGGCGCCGAGATCCCCGACGACGCCACGCTGCGCCAGATGGTCAACGTCAAGGGACAAGGCCGCTTCGCGATCACGCTCGACCCGCAGGACAAGCTGCCGGGCCAACAGGCGTACCAGGGCATCGTGCCGCTGTCCGACGCGCATGGTCCGCTGAACTCGGTCAGCGAAGTGCTCGAGCACTATATGCAGGCGTCCGAGCAGCTCGACACACGCCTGTGGCTCGCGGCCAACGACCAGGTGGCGGCCGGCATGCTGCTGCAGAAGCTGCCGTCGTATGGCGGCACGCTCGAAGCCTACGGCAACGCGCCCGCGCAGGTCGGCGAGACCGGCGAGCCGCTGAGCGACGATGCCCGCGCGCAGGACCTCGACACGTGGGATCGCGCGTGCCAGCTCGGCGCCACGCTGAAGCAGGAAGAACTGCTCGGGGAAACGCCCGAGACGCTGCTGCGCAAGCTGTTCTGGGAAGACATCGAGGCCACGGGCCTGCGCGTGTTCGAGCCGATGCAGCCGCATTTCCAGTGCTCGTGCTCGCGCGAGAAAGTCGCTGGCATGCTGCAATCGCTGGGCCGCGAGGAGATCGAAGGCATCATCGCGGAGCGCGGCCACGTCGAGATCCATTGCGATTTCTGCGGCCAGCGCTACGAGTTCGACCCCGTCGATAGCGCGCAGCTGTTCACGGCACCGGTCGCGACCGGCGCGGGCGACGGCGCACATCAACACCACTGA
- the ftsB gene encoding cell division protein FtsB, protein MRLISLLLFILLLAIQYPLWLGKGGWLRVWDLNHQVEEQASRNQSLKLRNAKLEGEVKDLQDGTGAIEERARYELGMVKEGEVFVQFVAPAPKVSATPPLPPPPNSVAGMGGHH, encoded by the coding sequence ATGCGCCTGATCTCGCTGTTGCTGTTTATCCTGCTGCTGGCTATCCAGTACCCGCTCTGGCTGGGCAAGGGCGGATGGCTGCGCGTCTGGGATCTGAACCATCAGGTGGAAGAGCAGGCCAGCCGCAACCAGTCGCTGAAGCTGCGCAACGCCAAGCTTGAAGGGGAAGTGAAGGATTTGCAGGATGGCACGGGCGCGATCGAGGAACGCGCGCGCTACGAGCTCGGCATGGTCAAGGAAGGCGAAGTGTTCGTGCAGTTCGTCGCGCCGGCCCCGAAGGTCAGCGCCACGCCGCCGCTGCCGCCGCCGCCGAACTCGGTCGCCGGCATGGGCGGGCATCACTGA
- the eno gene encoding phosphopyruvate hydratase: MSAIVDIIGREVLDSRGNPTVECDVLLESGVMGRAAVPSGASTGSREAIELRDGDKSRYLGKGVLKAVEHINTEISEAIMGLDASEQAFLDRTLIDLDGTDNKGRLGANAMLAVSMAVAKAAAEEAGLPLYRYFGGSGAMQMPVPMMNIVNGGAHANNSLDIQEFMIMPVSQTSFREALRCGAEVFHALKKILADKGMSTAVGDEGGFAPNFSSNEECLNTVVQAIEKAGYRAGEDVLLALDCAASEFYHEAEDVYQLEGEGLKLSSTQFADYLANLCDKFPIVSIEDGMAEGDWDGWKTLTEKLGKRVQLVGDDLFVTNTKILKEGIEKGIGNSILIKINQIGTLTETFAAIEMAKRAGYTAVISHRSGETEDSTIADIAVGTNAGQIKTGSLSRSDRIAKYNQLLRIEEDLGDIASYPGKSAFYNLR, encoded by the coding sequence ATGAGTGCAATCGTAGATATCATCGGTCGCGAGGTTCTCGACTCGCGCGGCAATCCCACGGTCGAATGCGACGTGCTGCTGGAGTCCGGCGTGATGGGCCGTGCCGCGGTGCCGTCGGGTGCGTCCACGGGTTCGCGCGAAGCCATCGAGCTGCGTGATGGCGACAAGTCGCGCTATCTGGGCAAGGGCGTGCTGAAGGCCGTCGAACACATCAATACCGAAATCTCCGAAGCGATCATGGGTCTGGATGCCTCCGAGCAGGCATTCCTCGACCGCACGCTGATCGACCTCGACGGCACCGACAACAAGGGCCGCCTGGGCGCCAACGCCATGCTGGCCGTGTCGATGGCCGTGGCCAAGGCTGCCGCCGAAGAAGCCGGCCTGCCGCTGTACCGCTACTTCGGCGGTTCGGGCGCGATGCAGATGCCGGTGCCGATGATGAACATCGTCAACGGTGGCGCGCACGCCAACAACAGCCTGGATATCCAGGAATTCATGATCATGCCGGTGTCGCAGACGAGCTTCCGCGAAGCGCTGCGCTGCGGCGCCGAAGTGTTCCACGCGCTGAAGAAGATCCTGGCCGACAAGGGCATGTCCACGGCGGTCGGTGACGAAGGCGGCTTCGCGCCGAACTTCTCGTCGAACGAGGAGTGCCTGAACACCGTGGTGCAAGCCATCGAAAAGGCCGGCTACCGCGCGGGCGAGGACGTGCTGCTGGCGCTGGACTGCGCCGCGAGCGAGTTCTACCACGAGGCGGAAGACGTCTACCAGCTGGAAGGCGAAGGCCTGAAGCTGAGCTCGACGCAGTTCGCCGACTACCTGGCCAACCTGTGCGACAAGTTCCCGATCGTGTCGATCGAGGACGGCATGGCCGAAGGCGACTGGGACGGCTGGAAGACGCTGACCGAGAAGCTGGGCAAGCGCGTGCAGCTGGTCGGTGACGATCTGTTCGTGACGAACACGAAGATCCTGAAGGAAGGCATCGAGAAGGGCATCGGCAACTCGATCCTCATCAAGATCAACCAGATCGGCACGCTGACGGAAACGTTCGCCGCCATCGAGATGGCCAAGCGCGCGGGCTACACCGCCGTGATCTCGCACCGTTCGGGCGAGACCGAGGACAGCACGATCGCCGACATCGCGGTGGGCACCAACGCCGGCCAGATCAAGACCGGTTCGCTGTCGCGTTCGGACCGTATCGCCAAGTACAACCAGCTGCTGCGCATCGAGGAAGACCTCGGCGATATCGCGAGCTACCCCGGCAAGAGCGCGTTCTACAACCTGCGCTAA
- the kdsA gene encoding 3-deoxy-8-phosphooctulonate synthase, which translates to MKLCGFDVGLNHPFFLIAGPCVIESEQMALDTAGELREITKALGIPFIYKSSFDKANRSSGKTFRGPGMERGLEILATVKREIGVPVLTDIHEVDEVKPVAAVVDVLQTPAFLCRQTDFIRACAQSGKPVNIKKGQFLAPHDMKNVIDKARDAARDAGLPDDVFMACERGVSFGYNNLVSDMRALAIMRETGAPVVFDATHSVQLPGGQGTSSGGQREFVPVLARAAVATGVAGLFMETHPDPSKAMSDGPNAVPLSRMKELLAVLRDLDALVKRAGFLEDNFGWPAACA; encoded by the coding sequence ATGAAACTGTGTGGATTCGACGTCGGCCTGAACCATCCGTTCTTCCTGATCGCCGGTCCGTGCGTGATCGAGTCCGAGCAGATGGCGCTCGACACGGCAGGCGAGCTGCGCGAGATCACGAAGGCGCTCGGCATTCCGTTCATCTACAAGTCGTCGTTCGACAAGGCCAACCGTTCCTCGGGCAAGACGTTCCGCGGTCCGGGCATGGAGCGCGGCCTCGAGATCCTGGCGACGGTGAAGCGCGAGATCGGCGTGCCGGTGCTTACGGACATCCACGAGGTGGACGAGGTCAAGCCCGTCGCCGCCGTGGTGGACGTGCTGCAGACGCCCGCGTTCCTGTGCCGCCAGACCGATTTCATCCGTGCCTGCGCGCAGAGCGGCAAGCCCGTGAATATCAAGAAGGGCCAGTTTCTCGCGCCGCACGACATGAAGAACGTCATCGACAAGGCCCGTGACGCCGCGCGCGACGCGGGTCTGCCGGACGACGTGTTCATGGCCTGCGAGCGTGGTGTCTCCTTTGGCTACAACAACCTCGTTTCCGATATGCGCGCGCTCGCGATCATGCGCGAGACGGGTGCGCCCGTGGTATTCGACGCCACGCACTCGGTGCAGCTGCCGGGCGGACAGGGTACGAGCTCGGGCGGTCAGCGCGAGTTCGTGCCGGTGCTGGCCCGCGCCGCGGTGGCAACCGGTGTGGCGGGTCTCTTCATGGAGACCCATCCGGATCCGAGCAAGGCGATGTCCGACGGCCCCAACGCGGTGCCGCTGTCGCGCATGAAGGAACTGCTGGCCGTTCTCCGGGACCTCGATGCGCTGGTCAAGCGCGCGGGCTTCCTCGAGGACAACTTCGGCTGGCCCGCCGCCTGCGCGTAA
- a CDS encoding CTP synthase gives MTKFVFVTGGVVSSLGKGIAAASLAAILESRGLKVTLLKLDPYINVDPGTMSPFQHGEVFVTEDGAETDLDLGHYERFVSAKMRKSNNFTTGQIYESVIRKERRGEYLGKTVQVIPHITNEIQAFVERGAAASHDGKADVALVEIGGTVGDIESLPFLEAARQMSLRLGRNHCAFVHLTLVPFIASAGELKTKPTQHSVQKLREIGISPTALLCRADRPIPDDERAKISLFANIPQEAVISVWDADSIYKIPQMLNEQGLDRLICEELRLDPKPADLSMWQRLVNAQENPEHEIRIGMVGKYVDLTESYKSLIEALRHAGMHTSTRVNIEYIDSEELESGHLEVLQPLDAILVPGGFGKRGTEGKIRAIQYARENKVPYLGICLGMQLAVIEYARHVAGMADANSTEFNLETEHPVVALITEWVDREGKVEQRTAESDLGGTMRLGAQRVPTKEGTKANAIYGAEVNERHRHRYEVNNHYVPQLENAGLVISARTPTENLPEMMELPDTLHPWFVGVQFHPEFTSTPRDGHPLFKAYVEAALASQQRKGA, from the coding sequence ATGACCAAATTCGTCTTCGTCACCGGTGGCGTCGTCTCTTCTCTCGGCAAGGGCATCGCTGCTGCTTCGCTCGCGGCCATTCTCGAGTCGCGCGGCCTCAAAGTCACCCTCCTCAAGCTAGATCCCTACATCAACGTCGATCCCGGCACGATGAGCCCCTTCCAGCACGGCGAGGTGTTCGTGACCGAAGATGGCGCCGAGACCGACCTCGACCTCGGCCACTACGAGCGCTTCGTTTCGGCCAAGATGCGCAAGTCGAACAACTTCACGACGGGCCAGATCTACGAGTCGGTGATTCGCAAGGAACGCCGCGGCGAGTACCTCGGCAAGACCGTGCAGGTCATTCCGCACATCACGAACGAGATCCAGGCATTCGTCGAACGCGGCGCCGCCGCGTCGCACGACGGCAAGGCCGACGTGGCGCTCGTGGAAATCGGCGGTACGGTCGGTGACATCGAGTCGCTGCCGTTCCTCGAAGCCGCGCGCCAGATGAGCCTGCGCCTCGGCCGCAACCACTGCGCGTTCGTGCACCTGACGCTGGTCCCGTTCATCGCGAGCGCGGGCGAGCTCAAGACCAAGCCGACGCAGCACTCGGTGCAGAAGCTGCGCGAGATCGGTATCTCGCCGACGGCGCTGCTGTGCCGCGCCGACCGTCCGATTCCCGACGACGAGCGCGCCAAGATCTCGCTGTTCGCCAACATCCCGCAGGAAGCCGTGATTTCGGTGTGGGATGCGGACAGCATCTACAAGATTCCGCAGATGCTCAACGAGCAGGGCCTCGACCGCCTGATCTGCGAGGAGCTGCGCCTGGACCCGAAGCCGGCCGACCTGTCGATGTGGCAGCGCCTGGTGAACGCGCAGGAAAACCCCGAACACGAAATCCGCATCGGCATGGTCGGCAAGTACGTCGATCTGACCGAGTCGTACAAGTCGCTGATCGAGGCGCTGCGCCACGCCGGCATGCATACGTCGACGCGCGTGAACATCGAGTACATCGACTCGGAAGAACTCGAGTCGGGTCACCTCGAAGTGCTGCAGCCGCTCGACGCGATCCTGGTGCCGGGCGGCTTCGGCAAGCGCGGGACCGAAGGCAAGATCCGCGCGATCCAGTATGCGCGCGAGAACAAGGTGCCGTACCTCGGCATCTGCCTGGGCATGCAGCTCGCGGTCATCGAGTACGCGCGTCACGTGGCCGGCATGGCCGACGCGAACTCGACCGAGTTCAACCTCGAGACCGAGCATCCGGTCGTGGCACTGATCACCGAGTGGGTCGACCGCGAAGGCAAGGTCGAGCAGCGTACGGCCGAGTCCGACCTGGGCGGCACGATGCGCCTGGGCGCGCAGCGCGTGCCCACGAAGGAAGGCACCAAGGCCAATGCGATCTATGGCGCCGAAGTGAACGAGCGCCATCGTCACCGCTATGAGGTCAACAACCACTACGTGCCGCAGCTCGAGAACGCCGGCCTCGTGATTTCGGCGCGCACGCCGACCGAGAACCTGCCCGAGATGATGGAGCTGCCGGATACGCTGCATCCGTGGTTCGTGGGCGTGCAGTTCCACCCGGAATTCACTTCGACGCCGCGTGATGGCCATCCGCTGTTCAAGGCCTATGTGGAAGCCGCGCTGGCCAGCCAGCAGCGCAAGGGTGCCTGA
- a CDS encoding peptidase gives MTYCVAMRLDAGLVFLSDSRTNAGVDAISTARKMTVFEEPGDRVMVLMTAGNLAISQSVRQLLAEGRDEKRSLWTARDMYEAATIVGDAVRAVHKRDAHALRDAGIEFNVSLVFGGQIRGERTRLFHIYAAGNFVEATPENCYFQIGEAKYGKPIIDRVVHPSLPLGEGAKCALISMDSTLKSNISVGLPLDLLVYEADSLRVTRFVTIDEKNSYFRMIRDTWGQRLRQVFGEICNPEWDAGKPAEFPLARDDADRWGQPVRAKRERA, from the coding sequence ATGACGTACTGCGTAGCCATGCGGCTGGATGCCGGCCTGGTATTCCTTTCCGATTCCCGCACCAATGCCGGTGTGGATGCGATCTCCACTGCACGCAAGATGACGGTGTTCGAGGAACCCGGCGACCGCGTGATGGTGCTCATGACGGCCGGCAACCTTGCCATCAGCCAGTCCGTGCGCCAGTTGCTGGCCGAAGGCCGCGACGAGAAGCGCTCCCTCTGGACCGCGCGGGACATGTACGAAGCCGCGACGATCGTCGGCGACGCGGTGCGCGCCGTGCACAAGCGCGATGCGCACGCGCTGCGCGACGCCGGCATCGAATTCAATGTGAGTCTCGTGTTCGGCGGCCAGATTCGTGGCGAACGCACGCGGCTGTTCCATATCTACGCGGCCGGAAACTTCGTCGAGGCGACGCCCGAGAACTGCTACTTCCAGATTGGCGAGGCGAAGTACGGCAAGCCGATCATCGATCGCGTCGTGCATCCGTCGCTGCCGCTCGGGGAGGGTGCCAAGTGCGCGCTGATCTCGATGGATTCGACGCTGAAGTCGAATATCTCGGTGGGCCTGCCGCTGGACCTGCTCGTGTACGAGGCCGACTCGCTGCGCGTGACGCGCTTCGTCACCATCGACGAGAAGAATTCGTACTTCCGTATGATCCGCGACACGTGGGGGCAGCGTCTGCGCCAGGTGTTCGGCGAGATCTGCAACCCTGAATGGGATGCCGGCAAGCCCGCGGAATTCCCGCTCGCGCGTGACGACGCCGACCGCTGGGGACAGCCCGTACGAGCCAAGCGCGAACGCGCATGA